The following proteins are co-located in the Miscanthus floridulus cultivar M001 unplaced genomic scaffold, ASM1932011v1 os_2729_2, whole genome shotgun sequence genome:
- the LOC136535371 gene encoding probable GABA transporter 2 gives MASTGGTPFLLSPATGHAATAVFDVEAVGAGAGTGAQHRAAKSTPAPDAGATFVLESKGTWWHAGFHLTTAIVGPTVLTLPYALRGMGWGLGLAALTAVFAVTFYAYYLVSRVLDHCEAAGRRHIRFRELAADVLGSGWVFYVVVSVQTAINAGVTTGSILLAADCLKIMYSDLAPHGPLKLYHFIVIVAVVLAFLSQLPSFHSLRHINLGSLILSFAYTILVSAACIRAGASSDPPAKHYSLSSSKSEKTFNAFLSISILASVFGNGILPEIQATLAPPAAGKMTKALVLCYAVVFFTFYLPAITGYWAFGNQVQSNVLQSLMPDEGPSLAPTWLLGLTVVLVLLQLLAIALVYSQVAYEIMEKNSADVAHGRFSRRNLAPRVALRTAYVAACALVAAALPFFGDIVGVVGAVGFIPLDFILPVVMYNTALAPPRRSPVYLANVAIMVVFTGVGVVGAVASVRKLALDAGKFKLFSDNVVD, from the exons ATGGCGAGCACCGGGGGCACGCCGTTCCTGCTGTCGCCCGCGACGGGGCACGCGGCCACCGCGGTATTCGACGTCGAGGCCGTGGGCGCGGGCGCCGGCACCGGCGCCCAGCACCGGGCCGCCAAGTCAACGCCCGCTCCCGACGCCGGCGCCACCTTCGTGCTCGAGTCCAAAG GGACGTGGTGGCACGCCGGGTTCCACCTGACCACGGCCATCGTGGGGCCGACGGTGCTCACGCTGCCGTACGCGCTCCGGGGCATGGGCTGGGGGCTCGGCCTCGCCGCGCTCACCGCCGTCTTCGCCGTCACCTTCTACGCCTACTACCTCGTGTCCAGGGTGCTCGACCACTGCgaggccgccggccgccgccacaTCCGCTTCCGCGAGCTCGCCGCCGACGTCCTCG GATCGGGATGGGTGTTCTACGTGGTGGTGAGCGTGCAGACCGCCATCAACGCCGGCGTCACCACAGGGAGCATCTTGCTTGCCGCTGACTGCCTCAAG ATAATGTACTCTGACCTGGCACCGCACGGCCCTCTGAAGCTGTACCATTTCATCGTCATCGTGGCCGTGGTGCTGGCCTTCCTCTCGCAGCTGCCGTCGTTCCACTCGCTGCGGCACATCAACCTCGGCTCCCTCATCCTCAGCTTCGCCTACACCATCCTCGTCTCGGCTGCCTGCATCCGAGCAGGCGCGTCGAGCGACCCTCCAGCGAAGCACTACTCGCTGAGCTCGTCCAAGTCGGAGAAGACCTTCAACGCGTTCCTCTCCATTTCCATCCTCGCCTCCGTCTTCGGCAACGGCATCCTGCCAGAAATCCAGGCCACGCtggcgccgccggccgccgggaaGATGACCAAGGCCCTGGTGCTGTGCTACGCGGTGGTGTTCTTCACCTTCTACCTCCCGGCCATCACCGGCTACTGGGCGTTCGGCAACCAGGTGCAGTCCAACGTTCTGCAGAGCCTGATgccggacgagggcccctccctTGCGCCGACGTGGCTGCTGGGCCTcaccgtcgtcctcgtcctcctccagctcctcgcCATCGCGCTGGTGTACTCGCAGGTGGCGTACGAGATCATGGAGAAGAACTCGGCGGACGTAGCGCACGGCCGGTTCTCGCGGCGAAACCTGGCGCCCCGGGTCGCGCTGCGGACGGCGTACGTCGCGGCGTGCGCGCTCGTGGCCGCGGCGCTGCCCTTCTTCGGCGACATCGTCGGCGTGGTGGGCGCCGTGGGATTCATACCGCTCGACTTCATCCTCCCCGTCGTCATGTACAACACGGCGCTGGCGCCGCCCAGGCGCTCGCCCGTGTACCTGGCCAACGTCGCCATCATGGTCGTCTTCACCGGCGTCGGCGTCGTCGGCGCCGTGGCGTCCGTGCGGAAGCTCGCGCTCGATGCTGGCAAGTTCAAGCTCTTCAGTGACAACGTCGTGGACTGA